A genome region from Meriones unguiculatus strain TT.TT164.6M chromosome 2, Bangor_MerUng_6.1, whole genome shotgun sequence includes the following:
- the LOC110539451 gene encoding speckle-type POZ protein-like: MAAENSGSTHVTVKTFSYRWTITNFSICMEGMTEPIASANFSSGPYVKHKWCLRVYPSAIHEESKDYLSVYLVSLNFSISPVWAKFQFWIINNQGEKCHEQSSQSLFRFVPGSEKGFERFIRKDFLLLQAEFLLPGDSLTLLCQVTMVQKSCKVGRLNTTSAIKVPRCTLRDELGELWENSLFTDCCLVVGEQEFRAHKAILAARSPVFRAMFEHEMEERQKNRVEIHNMKPEVFKEMMAFIYTGKVPNLHTMAAGVLAAADKYGLEHLKVLCEDALCRDLSVENVAHALFLADLHSAEQLKMQALDFISEHAFEVSETSEWNAMVDSHPHLLAEAFRSLASA; this comes from the coding sequence ATGGCTGCTGAGAACTCAGGCTCCACACACGTCACTGTCAAGACATTTTCCTACAGGTGGACCATTACCAACTTCTCCATTTGCATGGAGGGAATGACAGAACCCATTGCAAGTGCCAATTTTTCTTCAGGACCCTATGTCAAACACAAATGGTGTTTAAGAGTGTACCCCAGTGCAATCCATGAAGAGAGCAAAGACTACCTGTCAGTTTACCTAGTGTCGCTCAACTTTTCAATAAGCCCAGTTTGGGCAAAGTTTCAGTTTTGGATCATCAACAACCAAGGAGAAAAATGCCATGAACAGTCGAGCCAAAGCCTTTTCAGGTTCGTGCCAGGCAGCGAGAAGGGATTCGAACGGTTCATCCGGAAAGATTTCCTCTTATTACAAGCAGAATTTCTTCTCCCTGGGGACAGTCTCACCCTTTTATGTCAAGTGACCATGGTTCAAAAGTCCTGCAAAGTTGGTAGACTGAACACTACCTCAGCAATCAAGGTCCCAAGGTGCACATTGAGAGATGAGCTAGGTGAGCTGTGGGAGAATTCCCTCTTCACAGACTGCTGCCTGGTAGTAGGTGAGCAGGAATTCCGGGCTCACAAGGCCATCTTAGCAGCTCGCTCTCCTGTTTTCAGAGCCATGTTTGAACATGAAATGGAGGAGCGGCAAAAGAACAGAGTTGAGATCCACAACATGAAACCTGAAGTCTTCAAGGAGATGATGGCCTTCATTTACACGGGGAAGGTGCCAAACCTCCACACCATGGCTGCTGGAGTGCTGGCAGCTGCTGACAAGTATGGCCTGGAGCACTTGAAGGTCCTGTGTGAGGATGCCCTCTGCAGGGACCTCTCAGTGGAGAATGTGGCTCATGCTCTGTTCCTGGCTGACCTACACAGTGCAGAGCAGCTCAAAATGCAGGCACTGGATTTCATTTCAGAGCATGCTTTTGAGGTCTCTGAGACCTCAGAGTGGAATGCAATGGTGGATTCCCATCCACACTTGCTGGCTGAAGCATTCCGCTCCCTGGCTTCTGCCTAG